Proteins from a genomic interval of Paenibacillus sp. RC334:
- a CDS encoding Gfo/Idh/MocA family oxidoreductase: MTLNIGVIGTGAIGREHIRRITNNLSGGKIVAVTDVNPEAAKSAVEQFKLDAVVYPDDKSLVAASDVDAIIITSWGPAHEASVLAGIAAGKYVFCEKPLATTAEGCKSIVEAEIKHGKRLVQVGFMRRYDRGYEQLKQAIDNRFIGEPLMIRAAHRNPEVDDNYTTDMAITDTLIHEIDVLHWLVDDDYTSVQVVYPKKTRHASSHLKDPQIIMLETKGGIAIQAEVFVNCKYGYDIQCEIIGEEGVAKLPEVPGIVYRKEAQLGVDLLMDWKQRFIDAYDRELQDFIDSIKATGEPKGPTSWDGYIAAVTADACVKAQASGVKEAVTIGDKPAFYQNVVHQ, from the coding sequence ATGACATTAAATATTGGAGTTATTGGAACGGGAGCCATCGGACGCGAGCATATCAGACGAATTACCAACAACCTGTCCGGCGGTAAAATTGTAGCAGTCACAGACGTGAACCCGGAAGCTGCCAAAAGTGCGGTTGAGCAATTCAAGCTGGATGCCGTCGTGTACCCGGATGATAAATCACTGGTTGCTGCATCCGATGTAGATGCGATCATTATTACGAGCTGGGGACCTGCACATGAGGCGAGCGTGCTGGCGGGGATTGCGGCAGGAAAATACGTTTTTTGTGAAAAGCCCCTGGCTACGACAGCCGAAGGCTGCAAAAGCATCGTGGAAGCAGAGATCAAGCATGGCAAGCGACTGGTTCAAGTGGGCTTTATGCGCCGATATGACCGGGGCTACGAGCAATTGAAGCAAGCGATTGACAATCGTTTTATCGGAGAGCCGCTCATGATCCGCGCCGCACACCGGAATCCGGAAGTAGACGATAACTACACGACTGACATGGCGATTACCGATACGCTGATTCACGAAATAGATGTGCTGCACTGGCTCGTCGATGATGATTATACCTCCGTACAGGTCGTATATCCTAAGAAAACGCGCCATGCATCAAGCCATTTGAAGGACCCTCAAATTATTATGCTGGAAACCAAAGGCGGGATCGCTATTCAAGCCGAGGTGTTCGTGAATTGCAAATACGGCTATGACATCCAATGCGAGATTATTGGTGAAGAGGGTGTAGCGAAGCTGCCAGAGGTGCCGGGCATTGTGTACCGCAAGGAAGCTCAACTGGGCGTGGATTTGCTGATGGATTGGAAGCAACGCTTTATAGATGCCTATGACCGGGAGTTGCAGGATTTCATTGATTCGATCAAGGCAACAGGCGAACCGAAAGGCCCAACCTCATGGGACGGCTACATTGCCGCAGTGACAGCCGATGCGTGTGTGAAGGCACAAGCAAGCGGAGTTAAGGAAGCGGTTACAATCGGAGATAAGCCAGCCTTCTACCAAAATGTCGTTCATCAATAA
- the alr gene encoding alanine racemase gives MQAQYRSTRAEINLNHLGANYEAFRRALPADKLLLACVKANAYGHGAVEISKELERLGADYLSVAFLDEALELRQAGIRLPILVLGYTLPEAVQTAWEHDITLTVFSEEVLEGIRRLDRKGSERKLKVHIKIDSGMGRLGLLPGEEAVAFVRQTHQLEQVLLEGMYTHFARADEQDKSYTLQQYNRFQGVAEALREQGITIPIIHTGNSAATIDTPALSPNMVRIGISIYGLYPSDEVNRQAIELLPVLSLKTAVVYTKTLPPGWGVSYGTRYVTTEEERIGTLPIGYADGYSRMLSGNIEVLIRGRRVPVLGTICMDQCMVSLQSFAEDAEEIQIGEEVVLIGQQSGETIAADELASKLGTIHYEVICMIAHRVPRVYTRGDTPVVRVNSLLPTRWD, from the coding sequence TTGCAAGCACAATACAGATCGACCCGGGCCGAAATCAACCTGAATCACCTTGGCGCCAACTATGAGGCTTTTCGCAGGGCATTGCCAGCGGATAAGCTGTTGTTGGCTTGTGTCAAGGCTAATGCCTATGGACACGGTGCCGTGGAAATATCAAAGGAATTGGAACGCCTTGGTGCGGATTACTTGAGCGTCGCTTTTCTGGACGAAGCGCTGGAGCTTCGGCAGGCGGGGATCAGACTGCCTATCCTTGTACTCGGTTATACCCTGCCCGAAGCTGTGCAGACGGCTTGGGAGCATGATATTACACTGACTGTGTTCAGTGAAGAAGTGCTGGAGGGTATTCGCAGACTGGACCGCAAAGGAAGCGAACGCAAGCTGAAGGTGCACATCAAAATAGACAGCGGCATGGGACGACTGGGCCTGCTGCCTGGAGAAGAGGCAGTTGCCTTTGTCCGGCAGACTCACCAGTTGGAGCAAGTGCTGCTGGAAGGCATGTACACCCATTTTGCCCGCGCGGATGAACAAGACAAAAGCTATACACTGCAACAGTATAATCGGTTTCAGGGCGTGGCGGAAGCGCTAAGGGAACAAGGCATCACCATTCCCATTATACATACGGGCAACAGCGCGGCCACCATTGATACCCCTGCGCTTTCCCCCAATATGGTGCGGATTGGCATCAGTATTTACGGCCTGTATCCATCTGATGAGGTTAATCGGCAAGCCATTGAGTTGCTGCCTGTATTGTCATTAAAGACGGCAGTGGTTTACACCAAGACGCTCCCTCCCGGCTGGGGGGTTAGCTACGGCACCCGGTACGTGACCACTGAGGAAGAACGAATTGGCACACTGCCGATTGGCTACGCGGATGGATACTCCCGCATGCTGAGTGGGAACATCGAAGTATTGATACGCGGCCGCCGCGTCCCGGTGCTCGGCACCATTTGCATGGATCAGTGTATGGTATCCTTACAATCTTTCGCAGAGGATGCGGAAGAAATTCAAATCGGCGAAGAGGTTGTTCTCATCGGCCAGCAGTCCGGCGAAACGATTGCGGCGGATGAGCTGGCATCCAAGCTGGGTACCATCCACTATGAGGTGATCTGCATGATCGCACACAGGGTGCCGCGTGTTTATACACGGGGAGATACTCCTGTCGTTCGAGTGAATTCGCTTCTTCCAACCCGCTGGGATTAA
- the iolI gene encoding 2-keto-myo-inositol isomerase, translating into MKLCFNQATTLQNSNLVKDLELCEQHGYDYIEIRTMDKLPEYLQDHTIDDLVAYFNTHHIKPLAFNALVFFNNRDEAGYQEIIREFKEMLVTGQKLGIQYIVAVPLVTEEKIRKEDIRQSAVSVLKELSDLAEPYGIRIAVEFVGHPQCTVNTFGQAYDIVEAVDRANVGLVLDCFHFHAMGSRLEDLQKADGSKIFILHIDDTEDFPIGFLTDEDRVWPGLGAIDLESILSTLKGIGFSDVVSVELFRPEYYELDAEEAIRTAKETTIQAVSGVYEIRQEVR; encoded by the coding sequence ATGAAGCTATGTTTTAATCAGGCGACGACCCTGCAAAATTCCAATCTGGTGAAGGATTTGGAGCTTTGTGAACAGCACGGCTACGACTACATTGAAATTCGCACGATGGATAAATTACCGGAATACTTGCAGGATCATACGATTGACGATTTGGTAGCGTATTTCAACACTCATCATATTAAGCCGTTGGCGTTCAACGCGTTAGTCTTTTTCAACAATCGTGACGAAGCCGGATATCAGGAAATCATTCGTGAATTTAAAGAAATGCTCGTTACAGGCCAAAAACTGGGGATTCAATACATCGTAGCCGTTCCGCTGGTGACAGAAGAAAAAATACGCAAAGAGGATATTCGTCAAAGCGCTGTGTCTGTTTTGAAAGAGCTGTCGGATTTAGCTGAGCCTTACGGCATCCGTATAGCGGTCGAGTTTGTGGGGCATCCGCAATGTACAGTTAATACATTTGGTCAGGCTTACGATATTGTCGAGGCGGTGGATCGGGCTAATGTTGGGTTGGTGCTGGATTGTTTCCATTTCCATGCGATGGGTTCACGTTTGGAGGATTTGCAAAAGGCGGACGGCTCGAAAATATTTATTTTGCACATTGACGACACCGAGGATTTCCCAATTGGTTTTCTGACCGATGAGGACCGGGTATGGCCGGGACTTGGCGCCATTGATTTGGAGAGCATTTTGTCCACTTTAAAAGGAATTGGCTTCTCGGACGTTGTATCGGTGGAGCTGTTCCGGCCGGAATATTATGAGCTGGATGCCGAGGAAGCCATCCGGACGGCCAAAGAGACAACCATTCAGGCGGTGTCCGGCGTTTATGAGATTCGGCAGGAAGTCAGATAA
- a CDS encoding sugar phosphate isomerase/epimerase has translation MKLALDPTLYKNIPLKEMVDKTAQLGYDYIELSPREDFCPFYKYPKVDKAQIKNLKKWLNDAGVKISSLLPLYYWAGPDEDRREAAVRNWKRAIEIAVELDVDLMNSEFNGSKFNADICEEKFIKSMDELLPVFEREGVKLNLQAHPYDFIETNQGAVDMIRALDKPWINLVYSTAHTFFYDDGIGDIAPMFDYAGDRLTHVLFADTFNHKAADGLRYIVNPPGVEATVHQHLNIGEGEVDFDTIFRKLKEMKFDGIATNSVFAWMEKADESSTFMLNKIKDGLGLASPTK, from the coding sequence ATGAAATTAGCGTTGGACCCAACCCTGTACAAAAATATCCCGTTGAAAGAAATGGTAGATAAAACGGCGCAATTGGGCTATGACTACATTGAATTGTCACCTCGTGAGGACTTCTGTCCATTTTACAAATATCCCAAGGTCGATAAGGCTCAGATTAAAAATCTGAAAAAGTGGCTAAACGACGCAGGAGTGAAAATTTCATCGTTGCTGCCGCTATATTATTGGGCCGGACCAGACGAAGATCGCCGCGAGGCTGCCGTGCGGAACTGGAAGCGTGCCATTGAAATCGCGGTGGAGCTGGATGTGGACCTGATGAACAGCGAATTTAACGGCTCCAAGTTTAACGCGGATATTTGCGAGGAAAAGTTTATCAAATCCATGGATGAGCTGCTTCCGGTTTTTGAGAGGGAAGGCGTGAAATTGAATCTGCAAGCGCATCCGTATGATTTTATCGAAACCAATCAGGGCGCAGTGGATATGATTCGGGCGCTCGACAAACCTTGGATTAACCTGGTGTATTCCACGGCGCATACCTTTTTCTATGATGATGGGATTGGCGATATTGCGCCCATGTTCGACTATGCAGGCGACCGCCTGACGCATGTACTGTTTGCAGATACATTTAACCACAAAGCTGCTGACGGCCTGCGTTATATCGTCAACCCTCCCGGCGTCGAAGCGACGGTCCATCAGCATTTGAACATTGGCGAGGGAGAAGTGGATTTTGACACCATCTTCCGTAAGTTAAAAGAGATGAAATTCGACGGAATTGCCACCAACTCCGTATTTGCCTGGATGGAAAAGGCAGATGAATCCAGCACCTTTATGCTGAACAAAATCAAAGATGGTTTGGGACTTGCGTCACCGACGAAATGA
- a CDS encoding outer membrane lipoprotein carrier protein LolA has product MRRISWMLAMVMCVTLLLAGCGKKSADDVVKDLSDVVSDLNSYHGTALMTLHTGDTPQEYKVDISYRKPSYYRIAMTNEKKDVTQIVLRNDEGVFVLTPSLNKSFRFKSDWPNNQGQVYLYETLVRSIIGDASRQLASDDKSYVFDVAANYNSHALVRQKIWLSKNNYAPTQVQVSDANAKVVVDLKFDQFAFDTKFDKDSFDMERNMASGKTGKGNEGTPSAGAVDSSGQLDPTGTIDGTTGVISGEQGQVQGTAGEKAQQPSGEASMDGAATGDTSKPDSADATGSTDTEAKPDTAGNTETQQQTPGASDAATGTSAGTDAAEAVMGEFGLIEPSYTPAGVQIKDTPELEDNGTHAVMLRYSGTYNYTLVEARPKDRAVSLAAGELVDIGGSFAVLTGSEQQTMTWMNDGIEFRITSADLPVSEMIQIAASIQDQSGK; this is encoded by the coding sequence ATGCGCCGGATTTCATGGATGCTTGCCATGGTCATGTGTGTAACGCTGCTGCTGGCCGGGTGCGGCAAGAAGAGCGCGGATGATGTGGTTAAGGATTTGAGTGACGTGGTGAGTGACCTGAACAGCTACCACGGTACAGCTTTGATGACGCTGCATACCGGCGACACGCCGCAGGAGTACAAGGTGGACATTTCCTACCGCAAGCCTTCCTATTACCGAATTGCCATGACGAATGAGAAAAAGGATGTTACTCAGATCGTGTTGCGAAATGATGAGGGTGTATTCGTATTGACGCCCAGTCTGAATAAGAGCTTCCGCTTTAAAAGCGATTGGCCGAACAACCAGGGCCAGGTATATTTGTATGAAACGCTGGTTCGCAGTATTATCGGCGATGCTTCACGTCAGCTGGCTTCGGACGATAAATCCTATGTGTTCGATGTAGCGGCAAACTACAACAGCCACGCGCTGGTAAGGCAAAAAATATGGCTGTCCAAAAATAACTATGCACCCACTCAGGTACAGGTATCTGATGCGAATGCGAAGGTAGTTGTGGATTTGAAATTCGATCAATTTGCGTTTGATACGAAGTTCGACAAGGACTCTTTTGATATGGAGCGCAATATGGCTTCTGGAAAAACAGGTAAGGGAAATGAAGGGACGCCTTCGGCCGGAGCAGTGGATTCCAGCGGGCAACTAGATCCTACAGGTACGATTGATGGCACGACTGGCGTAATCTCGGGCGAGCAAGGACAAGTGCAGGGAACAGCAGGAGAGAAGGCACAGCAGCCGTCAGGAGAAGCGTCGATGGATGGAGCTGCCACAGGCGATACGTCAAAACCGGATAGCGCGGACGCGACGGGCAGCACGGATACGGAGGCCAAGCCGGATACAGCGGGCAACACAGAGACGCAGCAGCAAACCCCGGGTGCATCTGATGCAGCAACAGGGACATCGGCAGGCACGGATGCTGCTGAAGCTGTGATGGGTGAGTTCGGCTTGATTGAACCGTCCTATACGCCGGCCGGGGTACAGATTAAGGATACGCCGGAGCTGGAGGACAATGGTACACATGCGGTGATGCTACGGTATAGTGGGACGTATAACTATACGCTAGTGGAGGCGCGTCCGAAAGATCGGGCCGTTTCGCTGGCTGCGGGTGAACTGGTCGATATTGGAGGAAGCTTTGCTGTTCTGACGGGTAGTGAGCAGCAGACGATGACCTGGATGAATGACGGCATAGAGTTCCGTATTACCAGTGCTGACCTGCCCGTGAGCGAAATGATACAAATTGCCGCTTCTATACAGGATCAATCGGGTAAATAA
- a CDS encoding sugar porter family MFS transporter: MSNGAVQNTFLRKIVIISTLGGLLFGYDTGVINGALPYMSAKDQLNLTALTQGLVASALLFGAAFGAVFGGRLSDYNGRRKNILYLAILFFISTLGCTLAPNITVMIICRFMLGLAVGGASVTVPSYLAEMSPADRRGRIVTQNELMIVSGQLLAFIFNAILGTTMGEHPHVWRYMLIIAALPALFLFFGMLRVPESPRWLVSKARNDQALDVLKTIRNEQQASSELVEIKTNLAEESDIQKAGFKDLAVPWVRRILLIGIGIAVVQQITGVNSIMYYGTEILKNAGFATQAALIGNIANGAISVLATFVGIWLLGKVGRRPMLMTGLIGTTSALLLISIFSSTLAGSPALPYVVLALTVTFLAFQQGAISPVTWLMLSEIFPLRLRGFGMGLTVFFLWIVNFIIGLLFPVLLGGLGLSTTFYIFVVLGILAILFVKKFLPETKGLTLEQVEHNFRNHGKQPVAGKHLEEIVQMK; the protein is encoded by the coding sequence TTGAGTAACGGGGCAGTTCAAAATACATTTTTGCGCAAGATCGTCATCATTTCTACCTTGGGTGGCCTGCTGTTCGGATATGACACTGGAGTTATTAACGGTGCGCTTCCTTACATGTCAGCCAAAGATCAGCTTAATCTTACAGCGCTTACACAAGGTTTAGTTGCCAGCGCGCTGCTGTTCGGCGCTGCGTTTGGTGCAGTGTTCGGCGGCAGATTATCCGATTACAACGGTCGCAGAAAAAATATACTGTACCTCGCTATCCTGTTCTTTATCTCCACGCTTGGCTGTACGCTCGCACCGAACATCACGGTGATGATTATATGCCGCTTTATGCTCGGGTTAGCTGTTGGTGGCGCATCCGTAACCGTGCCTTCATATCTGGCGGAAATGTCTCCCGCCGACAGGCGCGGCCGGATCGTCACCCAAAACGAATTAATGATCGTAAGTGGTCAGCTGCTTGCTTTTATTTTCAATGCTATTCTCGGTACAACGATGGGCGAGCATCCACATGTATGGCGTTATATGCTCATCATTGCAGCGCTACCCGCCTTATTCCTGTTCTTCGGTATGCTGCGTGTACCAGAAAGTCCACGCTGGCTTGTATCTAAGGCCAGAAATGATCAGGCTCTGGACGTATTGAAAACAATTCGTAATGAACAGCAGGCATCCAGCGAATTGGTAGAAATCAAAACCAATCTGGCAGAAGAGTCTGATATCCAAAAAGCAGGTTTTAAGGATTTGGCGGTTCCCTGGGTACGTCGTATTTTGCTTATCGGTATTGGTATCGCGGTGGTTCAGCAGATTACAGGCGTGAACTCCATCATGTATTACGGCACCGAAATATTAAAAAATGCGGGGTTTGCAACCCAGGCCGCTCTGATAGGCAACATTGCTAACGGTGCGATTTCCGTACTGGCGACCTTTGTAGGGATATGGCTACTTGGCAAAGTGGGCCGTCGTCCAATGCTCATGACGGGGCTGATCGGGACCACCTCGGCGCTGCTGCTCATTTCCATTTTCTCCAGCACGTTAGCAGGATCACCTGCCCTGCCTTATGTAGTATTGGCATTGACCGTCACGTTCCTTGCTTTCCAACAGGGAGCCATTTCTCCGGTTACCTGGCTGATGCTGTCGGAAATATTCCCGCTTCGTTTGCGTGGCTTTGGTATGGGACTAACCGTTTTCTTCCTTTGGATTGTGAACTTTATTATTGGCTTGTTGTTCCCGGTTTTGCTCGGGGGCTTGGGATTGTCCACAACATTTTACATTTTCGTCGTACTTGGCATTCTCGCAATCCTGTTCGTCAAAAAATTCCTGCCAGAAACGAAAGGGCTTACATTGGAGCAAGTCGAGCATAATTTCCGTAATCACGGCAAACAGCCCGTTGCTGGCAAGCATCTTGAAGAGATCGTGCAAATGAAATAA
- the fba gene encoding class II fructose-1,6-bisphosphate aldolase, giving the protein MPFVSMKEMLLKAKDEKYAVGQYNLNGLQWAKAILQAAEEEHAPVIVAASDRLVEYLGGYRTIAVMVSALMEEMSITVPVALHLDHGRTVENCKRAIDAGFSSVMIDGSHDPIDVNIAMTRQVVDYARPYKVSVEAEVGTVGGMEDGLVGGIRYADAQECSRMVQETGIDALAPALGSVHGPYQGEPKLGFAEMKHISELTGIPLVLHGGSGIPEHQITKAIELGHAKINVNTECIQAWAKAVRNVLTSDSHVYDPKTILTPGTAAITAVVKGKMQEFGTSHKADARFTV; this is encoded by the coding sequence TTGCCATTCGTGTCCATGAAAGAGATGCTGCTCAAAGCCAAAGACGAGAAATATGCGGTGGGACAGTACAATTTAAACGGTTTACAATGGGCTAAAGCGATTTTACAGGCAGCCGAGGAAGAGCATGCCCCCGTCATTGTGGCTGCTTCCGACAGGCTGGTAGAATATTTGGGAGGCTATCGGACGATTGCAGTGATGGTCAGCGCCTTAATGGAGGAAATGTCGATTACCGTTCCGGTGGCGCTTCATTTGGATCATGGCAGGACGGTAGAGAACTGCAAGCGAGCGATTGATGCCGGGTTCAGCTCGGTGATGATTGACGGTTCTCATGATCCGATTGATGTCAATATAGCGATGACCCGACAAGTCGTAGATTATGCGCGTCCTTATAAGGTCTCTGTGGAAGCAGAGGTCGGTACGGTCGGAGGGATGGAAGACGGGCTGGTGGGCGGAATCCGGTACGCGGATGCACAGGAATGCTCACGCATGGTGCAGGAAACGGGAATTGACGCATTGGCGCCCGCCCTTGGCTCGGTTCACGGGCCGTATCAGGGAGAGCCCAAGCTGGGCTTTGCTGAAATGAAGCATATTTCGGAATTGACGGGCATCCCGCTTGTACTGCATGGTGGTTCCGGCATCCCTGAGCATCAGATTACCAAGGCGATTGAATTGGGCCACGCCAAAATCAACGTCAATACCGAATGCATTCAGGCTTGGGCTAAGGCCGTTCGTAACGTATTAACGAGTGATTCCCATGTCTATGATCCGAAAACAATTCTCACACCGGGTACGGCAGCGATTACTGCTGTGGTCAAAGGGAAGATGCAAGAGTTTGGCACGAGTCATAAGGCAGATGCGCGTTTTACCGTGTAA